In Ruminococcaceae bacterium BL-6, a genomic segment contains:
- a CDS encoding Recombinase, which yields MNESAQNRPGWRAALYIRLSREDGHDESYSVKNQRDLLLEYAGSRGGEFEIAGIYADDGYTGTDSERAGFLSMLKDVKSRKVNCVIVKDLSRLSRNYWEAGFYLEQLFLSLDVRFISLEAPALDSYRDPGRMNSILVPLQNVINDDFCRQTSLKIRGVLDSKRRRGEFIGAFAPYGYRKDPADRHRLLIDEEAARVVRDIYGWFVRGASHNGIVRRLNALGIPCPSAYKLSSGLSYRNPNARPDTRLWCAATVRRILTDRTYLGDLVQGRFRVKSYKVHTQIRTPESEWFIVPGSHEPVVSAELFQRAQELQKRTVHIPPACREPALFSGFLRCADCGKSMSRSKMKNRVYYYCRTYKDASKAACTRHTIREDRLERAVLAALRLLVSLAVRKEAVAAAVEAFPFGGESGARLSSMLQSRERELERTLFYKRSLYETLRDGDLSRGDYRALRRRYEQREKELRRSLDVIREEAGKPRAGNGVSPDWAAFQKDGSLPSLTRGLLTELVDTISVGENGAVRIHLRCSDPLLHFPP from the coding sequence ATGAACGAATCCGCACAAAACCGCCCCGGATGGAGGGCCGCTCTCTATATCCGCCTTTCCAGGGAAGACGGGCACGACGAAAGCTACAGCGTGAAAAATCAGCGCGACCTTCTGTTGGAATATGCCGGGAGCCGCGGCGGCGAATTTGAGATAGCCGGGATCTACGCGGATGACGGCTACACCGGCACCGACTCCGAGCGCGCCGGCTTTCTGAGTATGCTGAAGGATGTGAAAAGCCGGAAGGTCAACTGCGTGATCGTAAAAGATCTTTCCCGTCTTTCCCGCAATTACTGGGAGGCGGGCTTTTATCTGGAGCAGCTTTTCCTTTCGCTGGATGTCCGGTTCATCTCGCTGGAAGCACCCGCGCTCGACAGCTACCGGGACCCCGGCCGGATGAACAGCATTCTGGTTCCGCTTCAGAATGTCATCAATGACGATTTCTGCCGCCAGACCTCCCTGAAGATCCGCGGCGTCTTGGATTCCAAGCGGAGGCGGGGGGAGTTCATCGGCGCGTTCGCCCCCTACGGGTACCGGAAGGACCCCGCGGACCGCCACCGCCTGCTGATCGATGAAGAAGCCGCCCGGGTGGTGCGCGACATTTACGGCTGGTTCGTGCGGGGAGCGAGCCATAACGGGATCGTCCGCAGGCTGAACGCCCTCGGCATCCCATGCCCGAGCGCTTACAAGCTCTCTTCGGGCCTTTCCTACCGCAACCCCAACGCCCGGCCGGATACCCGCCTGTGGTGCGCGGCGACCGTGCGCAGGATCCTGACCGACCGCACCTATCTGGGCGACCTGGTTCAGGGGCGCTTCCGGGTGAAAAGCTATAAGGTGCATACGCAGATCCGCACGCCGGAAAGCGAGTGGTTCATTGTGCCCGGTTCCCATGAGCCGGTGGTTTCCGCGGAGCTTTTTCAACGGGCGCAGGAGCTTCAGAAACGGACGGTTCACATCCCTCCGGCATGCAGGGAGCCCGCCCTGTTTTCCGGATTTCTTCGCTGCGCGGACTGCGGAAAATCCATGAGCCGAAGCAAAATGAAAAACCGCGTTTATTATTACTGCCGCACCTATAAGGATGCATCCAAAGCAGCCTGCACCAGGCACACCATCCGGGAAGACCGGCTGGAGCGGGCCGTGCTGGCCGCACTGCGTCTTCTTGTTTCGCTGGCGGTGCGAAAAGAGGCCGTCGCCGCGGCAGTGGAAGCTTTTCCCTTTGGGGGGGAAAGCGGAGCGCGCCTTTCTTCCATGCTGCAAAGCAGGGAGCGCGAGCTGGAAAGAACCTTATTTTACAAACGGTCCCTGTACGAAACGCTGCGGGATGGCGATCTTTCTCGCGGCGATTACCGGGCTCTGCGCCGGCGGTACGAGCAAAGGGAGAAGGAGCTTCGCCGGTCCCTGGATGTCATTCGGGAAGAAGCCGGAAAACCGCGGGCAGGAAACGGCGTTTCCCCGGACTGGGCGGCATTTCAAAAAGATGGCAGCCTCCCGTCGCTGACCCGCGGCCTGCTGACGGAGCTGGTGGACACGATTTCAGTCGGAGAAAACGGAGCGGTTCGCATTCATCTGCGCTGCTCCGACCCGCTTCTGCATTTTCCACCATAA
- a CDS encoding Putative sodium/glutamate symporter (Evidence 3 : Putative function from multiple computational evidences), translated as MPTISFDVMQSCALAALVVLFGRWLVKRVKFLQVYCIPGVVVAGLLVSIVLSLLKNGNVIAVKLDVATLKEFFMDLFFTCIGLGASARLIKNSGGKLMLGITITTIGSILAQDVLGVLLAKPLGLHPLMGIGLGSLSLMGGVGTAGAVAPLYEKLGAANATVVSVMGATFGMIFASLVGGPVARWLIKKHNLSGNKNEVDASKKADNEAVPLDAKNLLGTVAVVTISAGIGSYIAVLFGMIPGIEFPYFVGCMLGGVIIRNILDHVGYELRDAEVDAINSITLDLFIAMIMMTIDVTKLASVAGPFALILVCQIILMIVWVAVVTFNLCGKDYNAAVMTAAHVGIGLGSGPNAMANMRAVISEYGPANVAWIVFTPFALIVLDIVNPLLCSIVAPWVATL; from the coding sequence ATGCCAACTATTTCCTTTGATGTCATGCAGAGTTGTGCACTTGCGGCTTTGGTAGTACTGTTTGGCCGCTGGCTTGTCAAACGCGTTAAATTTCTTCAGGTTTACTGTATTCCCGGAGTGGTCGTCGCGGGCCTGCTTGTCAGTATCGTATTATCCTTGCTGAAAAACGGAAACGTAATCGCCGTCAAGCTTGACGTGGCGACCCTGAAAGAATTCTTCATGGACCTGTTTTTCACCTGCATCGGCCTCGGCGCATCCGCCAGACTGATCAAAAATTCCGGCGGAAAGCTGATGCTCGGCATCACCATCACCACGATCGGTTCGATCCTGGCGCAGGATGTCCTGGGCGTTCTGCTGGCAAAGCCTTTGGGCCTGCATCCGCTGATGGGCATCGGTCTCGGCTCGCTGTCCCTGATGGGCGGCGTGGGCACCGCGGGCGCTGTTGCACCGCTTTATGAAAAGCTGGGCGCCGCAAACGCGACCGTTGTCAGCGTGATGGGCGCCACCTTCGGCATGATTTTTGCAAGCCTGGTCGGCGGCCCGGTAGCCCGCTGGCTGATCAAGAAGCACAACCTCTCCGGCAACAAGAACGAAGTGGATGCCAGTAAGAAAGCCGACAACGAAGCCGTGCCTCTGGATGCGAAAAACCTGCTGGGGACCGTCGCCGTGGTTACTATTTCCGCAGGCATCGGCTCTTACATTGCCGTTCTATTCGGCATGATTCCGGGTATTGAATTTCCCTATTTCGTCGGCTGCATGCTGGGCGGCGTGATCATCCGCAATATTCTGGATCATGTCGGCTATGAGCTTCGGGATGCCGAGGTCGACGCAATCAACTCCATTACCCTGGATCTGTTCATCGCAATGATCATGATGACGATCGACGTGACGAAGCTGGCTTCCGTCGCCGGTCCGTTCGCCCTCATCCTGGTCTGCCAGATCATCCTGATGATCGTGTGGGTCGCTGTCGTCACCTTCAACCTTTGCGGAAAAGACTACAACGCAGCCGTTATGACCGCAGCCCATGTCGGGATCGGCCTTGGTTCCGGCCCCAACGCCATGGCGAACATGCGCGCAGTTATTTCCGAATACGGCCCCGCCAACGTTGCGTGGATCGTTTTCACCCCGTTCGCGCTGATCGTACTGGATATTGTCAACCCGCTTCTGTGCAGCATCGTCGCGCCCTGGGTCGCAACGCTGTAA
- a CDS encoding Spore germination protein GerKB gives MQLSQRENISPRQITFMMILFLCGSSVVFGVNTNAGQDSWISLLLGIAISVPVLLMYARINKLYPDRDFFQLLTDLFGKAGGGILTALFSWYCLLLASAVLRNFTEFIQIVSMPETPELALTIPIILLAAYMVKSGLQVMGEWSIVTLAIMLSIILFTVLGSLNHLDPTNLLPVLEHPPGEILESAYQIFSFPLAESVVFLPLLPYAKKASPYRFYLGGLLFGGGGLLLIVLRNILCVGPALMQAEYFPSYVCARVMEVGSFLSRVEGGISINFVLSGMTKITVCMYAGTLGFTRLFHVRSMEYTVMPVCLIVLLLSKIVYSGSMQMQDFIRLYPYLAFPFQVALPLLIWLFAERKSRGQKPGASPSPQAG, from the coding sequence ATGCAGTTATCACAAAGGGAAAACATTTCGCCGCGTCAGATCACCTTTATGATGATTCTGTTTCTTTGCGGCAGCAGCGTTGTGTTCGGCGTCAACACCAATGCCGGACAGGATTCGTGGATCAGCCTGCTTCTGGGAATCGCGATCAGCGTGCCGGTGCTGCTGATGTACGCAAGGATCAACAAGCTGTATCCGGACCGCGATTTTTTTCAACTGCTCACCGACCTGTTCGGAAAAGCCGGCGGAGGCATCCTCACTGCACTCTTTTCGTGGTACTGCCTGCTCCTGGCCAGCGCGGTACTGCGCAATTTTACCGAATTCATCCAGATCGTATCCATGCCGGAAACCCCTGAGCTGGCGCTGACGATCCCGATTATCCTGCTGGCGGCTTACATGGTGAAGAGCGGGCTGCAGGTGATGGGCGAATGGTCGATCGTCACGCTGGCCATCATGCTCTCCATCATTTTATTTACCGTTTTAGGCTCGCTGAATCATCTGGACCCCACCAATCTGCTGCCGGTTCTGGAACATCCCCCGGGAGAGATCCTCGAGAGCGCCTATCAGATTTTCAGCTTTCCGCTGGCCGAATCCGTCGTCTTCCTCCCGCTGCTGCCCTACGCAAAAAAGGCGAGCCCTTACCGGTTTTATCTGGGCGGACTGCTGTTCGGCGGAGGGGGCCTGCTCCTCATCGTCCTGCGGAATATCCTGTGCGTCGGCCCGGCCCTGATGCAGGCGGAATACTTTCCTTCCTACGTCTGCGCCAGGGTCATGGAAGTCGGCAGCTTTCTTTCCCGGGTGGAAGGGGGTATTTCCATCAATTTCGTTCTGTCGGGCATGACCAAAATCACGGTCTGCATGTACGCGGGGACGCTCGGCTTTACCCGCCTGTTCCATGTGCGCAGCATGGAATATACGGTAATGCCGGTCTGCCTGATCGTTCTGCTGCTGTCAAAAATCGTCTATTCAGGCTCCATGCAGATGCAGGATTTCATCCGGCTTTATCCCTACCTTGCCTTCCCGTTCCAGGTCGCCCTTCCTCTTCTGATCTGGCTTTTCGCGGAAAGGAAAAGCCGCGGGCAGAAGCCGGGCGCTTCGCCGTCGCCGCAGGCCGGATAA